The Phyllostomus discolor isolate MPI-MPIP mPhyDis1 chromosome 4, mPhyDis1.pri.v3, whole genome shotgun sequence genome window below encodes:
- the LOC114494782 gene encoding T-cell surface glycoprotein CD1a-like: MLFLQISLLAVLLGGGDNEDAFQDQIFRLIGTLSLQNRSWTRSWGSGWLGDLEIKTWNSSSGGFISLRPWSNGNFSNNEMKETEVLLQTFHHELLHLLNKHASEWMLEYPFEVQKTFSCELHSGKVKVDLWRFAYQGSDLLSFKNSSWVPSPEGGTRALQICKTLNKRTVINKITEWRTTKSCPRYLLGLLDAGKADLQKQVKPEAWLSTGPNPSPDHLLLVCHVSGFYPKPISVMWMRGEQAQQGSQLSDILPNADGTWYPQIFLDVEATETSGLSCWVTHSSLEGQDIILYLDPPNSKALIILAVMLPLLLLLTGLAFWLKKRWTHCEPPSTLLPLERFQQPRFSKHT; this comes from the exons ATGCTGTTTTTGCAAATTTCATTGCTAGCAGTTCTCCTCGGAGGTGGCGACAATGAAGATG ccTTCCAGGACCAAATCTTTAGACTCATTGGTACTTTATCCTTACAAAACCGCTCCTGGACCCGAAGTTGGGGCTCTGGTTGGTTGGGTGATTTGGAGATAAAGACCTGGAACAGCAGCTCTGGTGGTTTTATTTCCCTGCGGCCTTGGTCCAATGGCAACTTCAGCAACAACGAGATGAAAGAAACAGAAGTGTTATTGCAAACATTCCACCATGAATTGCTGCATTTACTTAATAAGCATGCCAGTGAATGGATGCTTGAAT ATCCCTTTGAGGTACAAAAAACATTCAGCTGTGAGCTGCACTCTGGGAAAGTCAAGGTAGACTTATGGCGATTTGCTTATCAAGGATCAGACCTTCTGAGCTTCAAGAACAGTTCATGGGTGCCATCTCCAGAGGGTGGAACTAGAGCTCTGCAGATATGCAAAACACTCAATAAGCGCACTGTCATCAACAAAATCACAGAATGGAGGACTACTAAAAGCTGTCCACGTTACCTTTTGGGTCTCCTTGATGCAGGGAAGGCAGATCTCCAGAAACAAG TAAAACCAGAGGCCTGGCTGTCCACTGGGCCCAATCCCAGTCCTGACCATCTGTTGCTGGTTTGTCATGTCTCTGGCTTCTACCCAAAGCCAATTTCAGTTATGTGGATGCGAGGTGAACAGGCACAACAGGGCTCTCAACTAAGTGATATTCTACCCAACGCTGATGGGACATGGTATCCTCAGATCTTCTTGGATGTGGAAGCCACTGAGACATCTGGCCTGTCTTGCTGGGTGACACACAGCAGTCTAGAAGGCCAGGACATCATCCTCTACTTGG ACCCTCCTAACTCCAAGGCCTTGATCATCTTGGCAGTGATGCTacccctgctgctgcttctgacAGGTCTTGCATTTTGGCTTAAAAAGCGCTG GACACACTGTGAACCTCCTTCCACTCTTCTTCCTTTGGAGAGATTCCAGCAGCCCAGGTTTTCAAAACATACTTAA
- the LOC114494783 gene encoding T-cell surface glycoprotein CD1a-like — MLYLQIPLLAVLLAGGDNEDAFQEPISLQANYISYLYNHSWARSWGSVWLGEMQIQGWESNSGSITFLQPWAKSNFSNKEMKIVEKLVHVAHVQLLYNLRNHASEWKLEYPFEIQITGGCELHPEGHMVGFSQLAYEGSEVLSFQNSSWVPSLKGGTRGQQIGKVLNQRIVANKMTHRMISNTCPRFLLGLLDAGKADLQRQVKPEAWLSTRPNPGPDHLLLVCHVSGFYPKPISVMWMRGEQAQQGSQLSDILRNADGTWYLQVFLDVEATKTSGLSCRVTHSSLEGQDIILYLDHPNSKGWIILAVMLPLLLLLTGLAFWLKKRWTHCEPPSTLLPLERFQRSRDSTHT; from the exons ATGCTGTATCTTCAAATTCCATTGCTAGCAGTTCTCCTCGCAGGTGGTGACAATGAAGATG CCTTTCAGGAGCCGATCTCCTTACAAGCCAACTATATCTCATACTTATACAACCACTCCTGGGCACGAAGTTGGGGCTCTGTTTGGTTGGGTGAGATGCAGATTCAAGGCTGGGAGAGCAACTCTGGCAGTATTACTTTCCTGCAGCCTTGGGCCAAGAGCAACTTCAGCAACAAGGAGATGAAAATTGTGGAAAAGTTAGTCCATGTGGCCCACGTTCAATTGCTGTACAATCTTCGCAACCATGCCAGTGAATGGAAACTTGAAT ATCCCTTTGAGATACAGATAACAGGAGGCTGTGAGCTGCACCCTGAGGGACACATGGTAGGCTTCAGCCAATTGGCTTATGAAGGATCAGAGGTCCTGAGCTTCCAGAACAGTTCCTGGGTGCCATCTCTAAAGGGTGGAACTAGAGGTCAGCAGATAGGTAAAGTACTCAATCAGCGCATTGTCGCCAACAAAATGACACACAGGATGATCAGCAACACCTGTCCACGTTTCCTTTTGGGTCTCCTTGATGCAGGGAAGGCAGATCTTCAGAGACAAG TAAAACCAGAGGCCTGGCTATCAACTCGCCCCAATCCGGGTCCTGACCATCTGTTGCTGGTTTGTCATGTCTCTGGCTTCTACCCAAAGCCAATTTCAGTTATGTGGATGCGAGGTGAACAGGCACAACAGGGCTCTCAACTGAGTGATATCCTGCGCAATGCTGATGGGACATGGTATCTTCAGGTCTTCTTGGATGTGGAAGCCACCAAGACATCTGGCCTGTCTTGCCGGGTGACACACAGCAGTCTAGAAGGCCAGGACATCATCCTCTACTTGG ACCATCCTAACTCTAAGGGCTGGATCATCTTGGCAGTGATGCTacccctgctgctgcttctgacAGGTCTTGCATTTTGGCTTAAAAAGCGCTG GACACATTGTGAACCTCCTTCCACTCTTCTTCCTTTGGAGAGATTCCAGCGGTCCAGGGACTCAACACATACTTAA